Proteins from a single region of Streptomyces griseiscabiei:
- a CDS encoding beta-class carbonic anhydrase has product MTTSAAVPTGPEGAISDGTVTDRLVEANERYASAFTDPGMDARPVLRVAVVACMDARLDLHDALGLELGDCHTIRNAGGVVTDDVIRSLTISQRKLGTRSVVLIHHTGCGLEALTEDFRTELEAEVGQRPAWAVESFRDVDQDVRQSMQRVRTNPFLLHSDDVRGFVFDVKTGLLREIDPA; this is encoded by the coding sequence ATGACGACCTCCGCAGCAGTTCCCACCGGCCCCGAAGGCGCCATATCCGACGGCACCGTCACCGACCGTCTCGTCGAGGCGAACGAGCGGTACGCCTCCGCGTTCACCGACCCCGGGATGGACGCCCGCCCCGTCCTGCGCGTCGCGGTCGTGGCCTGCATGGACGCCCGCCTCGACCTGCACGACGCGCTCGGCCTGGAGCTGGGCGACTGTCACACCATCCGCAACGCGGGCGGCGTGGTCACCGACGACGTGATCCGCTCCCTCACCATCAGCCAGCGCAAGCTCGGCACCCGCAGCGTCGTCCTCATCCACCACACCGGCTGCGGTCTGGAGGCCCTCACCGAGGACTTCCGCACCGAGCTGGAGGCGGAGGTCGGCCAGCGCCCGGCCTGGGCGGTGGAGTCGTTCCGGGACGTGGACCAGGACGTACGGCAGTCCATGCAGCGGGTGCGCACCAACCCGTTCCTGCTGCACTCCGACGATGTGCGCGGCTTCGTCTTCGATGTGAAGACGGGCCTGCTCCGGGAGATCGATCCGGCCTGA
- the rsmH gene encoding 16S rRNA (cytosine(1402)-N(4))-methyltransferase RsmH produces the protein MSNSRHVPVMLQRCLDMLAPALSEPGAVVVDCTLGLGGHSEALLTRFPEARLVALDRDKEALRLSGERLAPFGERATLVHAVYDELPDVLDRLDIPRVQGVLFDLGVSSMQLDEADRGFAYAQDAPLDMRMDQTTGIGAAEVLNTYPPGELVRILRAYGEEKQAKRIVSAIVRERDKEPFTDSARLVELIRDSLPQAAKRTGGNPAKRTFQALRIEVNGELTVLERAIPAAVKALAVGGRIAVLSYHSLEDRLVKQVFAAGAATTAPPGLPVVPERYQPRLKLLTRGAELPTEEEVAENRRAAPARLRGAERVRADVE, from the coding sequence TTGAGCAACAGCCGCCACGTCCCCGTCATGCTCCAGCGGTGCCTGGACATGCTGGCCCCGGCCCTCTCGGAGCCCGGCGCGGTGGTGGTCGACTGCACACTCGGCCTCGGCGGCCACAGCGAGGCACTCCTCACCCGGTTCCCCGAGGCACGGCTCGTCGCCCTCGACCGCGACAAGGAGGCCCTGCGCCTCTCCGGCGAGCGGCTCGCCCCCTTCGGCGAGCGCGCCACCCTGGTGCACGCCGTCTACGACGAACTCCCCGACGTCCTCGACCGCCTGGACATTCCGCGCGTCCAGGGCGTCCTGTTCGACCTCGGCGTCTCCTCCATGCAACTCGACGAGGCCGACCGGGGCTTCGCGTACGCCCAGGACGCCCCCCTCGACATGCGGATGGACCAGACGACCGGCATCGGCGCGGCCGAGGTCCTCAACACCTACCCGCCGGGCGAACTCGTCCGGATCCTCCGGGCGTACGGCGAGGAGAAGCAGGCCAAGCGGATCGTCTCCGCGATCGTGCGCGAGCGCGACAAGGAGCCCTTCACCGACAGCGCCCGCCTCGTCGAACTGATCCGCGACTCCCTGCCGCAGGCCGCCAAGCGCACCGGCGGCAACCCCGCCAAGCGCACCTTCCAGGCGCTGCGCATCGAGGTCAACGGCGAACTCACCGTCCTGGAACGGGCGATCCCCGCCGCCGTGAAGGCCCTCGCGGTCGGCGGCCGGATCGCCGTGCTGTCGTACCACTCCCTCGAAGACCGTCTGGTGAAGCAGGTGTTCGCGGCGGGCGCCGCCACCACCGCGCCCCCCGGACTGCCCGTCGTCCCCGAGCGCTACCAGCCGAGGCTCAAGCTCCTCACCCGTGGTGCCGAACTTCCCACCGAGGAAGAGGTCGCCGAGAACCGGCGCGCGGCCCCCGCGCGACTGCGCGGGGCGGAACGTGTGAGGGCGGACGTCGAGTGA
- a CDS encoding peptidoglycan D,D-transpeptidase FtsI family protein, whose product MVSLALTLVMIAFVVRLLQVQAVDASEYAAKADQNRYVGRVLAAERGGITDRNGVALAISTDANDITADPTMFTREQLKVDDGPEQAAALLAPILGTDQDTLTEKLRTKNTRYVLLARRQTPQVWNQISDLKSALVQRARTEKGTVNALAGVFQEPSTKRVYPNGDLAAGILGWVNAEGKGGGGIEQQLNNRLAGKDGKIRYAQSGGRLVPTAGSTETPAVAGSDVELTIDRDIQWAAQNAITEQVKKSKADRGYVMVQDTRTGEILAMANSPGFDPNDLTKANPDALGNAALQDAYEPGSTAKVMSMAAVLEENVATPGTHVTVPNRLHRGDRLFKDDIDHPTWFLTLNGVLAKSSNIGTILATGELGGNQRESNKILYNYLRKFGIGDYTGLDFPGETKGILAAPGDWSTSQQYTIPFGQGVSVNAMQAASVYSTIANGGVRVEPTLVRGTKGPDGRFTPSPKPEKNRVVSEKTAKTLARMLESVVDDEEGTGTKARIPGYRVAGKTGTANRVDPATGRYRGYTSSFAGFAPADKPRITVYCAIQNATKGNYFGGQICGPIYKEVMEFALKTLQVPPTGTKPANLPVAFTP is encoded by the coding sequence ATGGTGAGCCTCGCGCTGACCCTGGTGATGATCGCCTTCGTCGTACGGCTGCTCCAGGTGCAGGCCGTCGACGCGAGCGAGTACGCCGCCAAGGCCGACCAGAACCGGTACGTCGGCCGGGTGCTGGCCGCCGAGCGGGGCGGTATCACCGACCGCAACGGCGTCGCCCTCGCGATCAGCACCGACGCCAACGACATCACCGCCGACCCGACCATGTTCACGCGCGAGCAGCTGAAGGTCGACGACGGACCCGAGCAGGCCGCCGCGCTCCTCGCGCCGATCCTCGGCACGGACCAGGACACGCTCACCGAGAAGCTCCGCACGAAGAACACGCGCTATGTGCTCCTCGCCCGCCGCCAGACCCCCCAGGTCTGGAACCAGATCAGCGACCTGAAGTCCGCGCTCGTCCAGCGGGCCAGGACGGAGAAGGGCACCGTCAACGCCCTGGCCGGCGTCTTCCAGGAGCCCAGCACCAAGCGCGTGTACCCCAACGGCGACCTCGCCGCCGGGATACTGGGCTGGGTCAACGCCGAGGGCAAGGGCGGCGGCGGCATCGAGCAGCAGCTGAACAACCGTCTGGCAGGCAAGGACGGCAAGATCCGCTACGCCCAGTCCGGCGGCCGTCTGGTGCCCACCGCGGGTTCCACCGAGACCCCCGCCGTGGCCGGCTCCGACGTCGAGCTGACCATCGACCGCGACATCCAGTGGGCCGCGCAGAACGCCATCACCGAGCAGGTGAAGAAGTCCAAGGCCGACCGCGGCTACGTGATGGTGCAGGACACCCGCACCGGCGAGATCCTCGCCATGGCCAACTCGCCCGGCTTCGACCCCAACGACCTCACGAAGGCGAACCCGGACGCGCTCGGCAACGCGGCCCTCCAGGATGCCTACGAGCCCGGCTCCACCGCCAAGGTCATGTCGATGGCCGCCGTACTGGAGGAGAACGTCGCCACACCGGGCACCCATGTCACCGTGCCCAACCGGCTGCACCGCGGCGACCGGCTCTTCAAGGACGACATCGACCACCCCACCTGGTTCCTCACGCTCAACGGCGTCCTCGCCAAGTCCAGCAACATCGGCACCATCCTCGCCACCGGCGAACTCGGCGGGAACCAGCGGGAGTCCAACAAGATCCTCTACAACTACCTGCGCAAGTTCGGCATCGGCGACTACACCGGCCTCGACTTCCCCGGCGAGACCAAGGGCATCCTCGCCGCGCCCGGCGACTGGTCGACCTCGCAGCAGTACACGATTCCTTTCGGCCAGGGCGTGTCGGTCAACGCCATGCAGGCGGCCTCGGTCTACTCGACGATCGCCAACGGCGGCGTACGCGTCGAGCCGACCCTCGTCCGGGGCACCAAGGGACCGGACGGCCGCTTCACCCCCTCGCCCAAGCCCGAGAAGAACCGGGTCGTCAGCGAGAAGACGGCGAAGACCCTCGCCCGGATGCTGGAGTCCGTCGTGGACGACGAGGAGGGCACGGGCACCAAGGCGCGCATCCCCGGCTACCGGGTCGCGGGCAAGACGGGTACGGCCAACCGTGTGGATCCGGCCACCGGCAGATACCGCGGCTACACCTCGTCGTTCGCCGGGTTCGCTCCCGCCGACAAGCCGAGGATCACCGTCTACTGCGCGATCCAGAACGCCACCAAGGGCAACTACTTCGGCGGCCAGATCTGCGGACCCATCTACAAGGAGGTCATGGAGTTCGCCCTGAAGACCCTCCAGGTCCCGCCCACCGGGACGAAGCCCGCGAACCTGCCCGTCGCCTTCACACCCTGA